The genomic segment GGGTGAGGGTGTAGATGCCGCGTAATACCAGCTCGCTGACGTACTGCGGATGGGTTTCGGCATAGGCCAGTGCCAGTGTCGAACCCCAGCTACCGCCAAACACCAGCCATTTATCCACACCACACAATGCTCGCAGCCGTTCGATGTCGGCAACCAGATGCCAGGTAGTATTGGCATCCAGACAGGCGTGAGGAGTGGAGCGTCCGCAGCCGCGCTGGTCGAACAGCAGTACATCGTATTTGGCTGGATCAAACACCTGACGATGGTTGTGACTACAGCCCCCACCCGGCCCACCGTGCAAAAATATCGCCGGTTTCGCGCCGGGTGTGCCGACCCGTTCCCAGTAAATCTGATGGCCATCGCCGACATCGAGCATGCCGGAGTCGTAAGGTTCGATCGCAGGGTAGTCGCTGCGGAGCTCGGTGGCGTTGGCCATAATCTGATCCTGAATAGGCAATGATAGTGTTTGTTAGAGTACCACTGCCGCACAACTCATGGGCAAGCCTACCAAATACCCGTTTGCAGGCAATGTCTTTGGCTCGGCCCCAAGCCCACTTTCTGTGCGCGTTATCGGTACGTGTCTCCTCTCGGGGCATGAGCGGTCACCTCTTGTGACTCGCAGACCAACGGGAGGCCAGCGTTTTGTTCATAACAGGTTGTTTTTACGGCAATAAATGCTTTTCCCAGGACTTTCTGACCGGTTGGCCAGTTTTTTGCTATTACCCAGTAACTTGACCATATGGTCAGAAAAGAACATCAACAACTACGGCAATGGCGACCCACCATTACCCGCAACAAGCCTTGCACGCAGCCCTGTTCCTTCCAGTGACTGCCTGACTGACGACTACCATCCTCAGGGAGATAACCATGTCCGACCATCAACCTAATGACCTGCTGTATTCGCTGGATGCCAGACCCGGCGTGCTGGAGTCCAGCTTCGCTGCCATCCAGCACGTGTTGGCCAGTTTTGTCGGTATTATCACGCCCACGTTGATTGTCGGCGGCGTGCTGGGACTGGGTGAACATATTCCTTACCTGATCAGCATGTCGCTGATGGTGTCCGGGGTGGCAACCATTATTCAGGCACGCCGTCCGTTCGGCATTGGCGCTGGCATGATCTGCGTGCAAGGCACCAGTTTTGCCTTTTTGAGTTCCGTGCTGGCAGCGGGTTTTATTGCCAAAGGGAAAGGTGGAGGCCCGGAAGAGATACTGGCGCTGATTTTTGGTGTCTGTTTTCTCGGAGCTTTTGTCGAAATTTTCCTCAGCCAGTTTTTGCACAAGCTGAAGTCCGTGATTACACCGCTGGTCACCGGCATTGTAATTACCATCATTGGTATCAGCCTGATCAAGGTCGGTATGACCGATCTGGCGGGCGGCTTTAAAGCACCCGACTTTGGCAGTCCGGCCAACCTGGCGCTCGGTGGTCTGGTGCTGGTCAGTATTATTGCCCTGAACCGTTCTTCCAACAGCTGGATTCGTCTGTCTTCCATTGTGCTGGGGTTAGCCATTGGTTTCGTGGTCGCCGCCTTTATGGGCAAGATCAGTTTCACCAACCTGGCAAGCCTGCCTGCCTTCAGTATTCCAGTGCCTTTTAAATACGGCTTCTCGTTCGACTGGACGGCATTTGCACCGATCGCCCTGATTTATCTGATCACGGCCATTGAATCCACCGGCGACATTACTGCTAACTGCATTGTGTCGCGCCAGCCAATCAAGGGCGATAGCTACATCAGCCGGGTGAAAGGTGGCGTATTGGCCGACGGTCTCAACTCCATGCTGGCCGCCCTGTTCAACAGCATGCCCAATACCACCTTCAGCCAGAACAACGGCGTGATTCAACTGACCGGCGTGGCCAGCCGTTATATCGGTTTCTACATTGGCGGTATGCTGTTCTTGCTGGGGCTGTTCCCGGTGATTGGCGGCATTCTGCAAAACATTCCCAAGCCGGTACTCGGCGGTGCAACGCTGGTGATGTTTGGTACGGTGGCAGCAGCCGGGGTAAAAATTCTCGCCACCGAAGCACTGGATCGTCGCAAAATGCTGATTATGGCGGTGTCGTTTGGTATGGGTCTGGGCGTAATCATGGTGCCGAACCTGCTGGCCGAAATGCCCAAGCTGGTGCAGAGCATCTTTGGTTCCGCCATCACCACTGGCGGCCTGGCGGCCATTATTCTGAGCCTGGTGCTGCCCGAAGGAAAAGTCGCCGCAGAAGATGAAGCGGAAGAAAACCCGAACATAACCGCCGACAGCGCCACGTCCTGATTCACCAATACGAGTGTTAATAACCATCATTATTCAGGCCGCCTTCGGGCGGCTTTTTCAGCTCTGCCGCATTTCAGGCTACATTTCAGGCTACAATGCCGACACTTTCGACATAACCAGATGATCTCATGCCTTTAAACATCACCTCTCACAGCCATGAAAAACCCGCTGGCGATATCCGTCAACGTAACGAGAAAGTGATCCTGGCTGCCGCAGAGCAAGAATTTGCCGCCTTCGGCTTCAAGGGTGCCAGCATGCGCGAAATTGCCAAACGTGCAGATCTGCCCAAAGCCAATATTCACTATTATTTCAAAAACAAATTGGGCCTGTACCTGGCAGTATTAAGCGACATTATCGACCTCTGGGACGGCACTTTCAGCAAGATGACCGCAGACGACAATCCCGCTGAATCCCTGCTTCACTACATTCGCAAGAAAATCGAGTTTTCCTGCCAGCACCCATTGGCATCCAGAATTTTCGCCACCGAAATCATCAGTGGCGGCCCCAATCTCGACGGCTACTTCAGCGACGGCTATGTGGAGTGGTTTGAATCACGGGTGGAAGTGTTTCGGGAGTGGCAGCGACGCGGCAAGATGGACGCCACGATCAACCCGGCGCATCTGATTTTCCTGCTGTGGTCGAGCACCCAGCACTACGCCGACTTTAACTTCCAGATTACGTCGGCGTTGAACAAACCCGAATTGGCACAGACGGATTTTGATGCCGCAGCAGAAACGCTGACGCATATTATTCTGAAAGGATGCGGGGTGGTGTGAACGGGCGGCAAGCGTCACTATTGAATGTTTTCGGGTGACATGTTTTCTGGCCCCCGCGCTCCTGAGGCTGTGCAAGTATTCGGGGGATTATGGCTGCCACGCTCCTGCGTGGTAGCCGGCGGCGTTATTGTCGATGACCGGCTAAATACATACCGGTCGTTACCACGCGGAGCATGGGAACGAGATAGGCCGAAGCACTAGCCTGGACTCCAATACCCACGCCACACGGATGTCTTCACACGTGACCGCCATCCACCAGCTTCAACCCCACCACTCCGACCATAATCAGGCCGATGCAGGCCAGTCGCATCAGGCCACCCGGTTCTTGCATAAACAGGATGCCGACCAGCGCAATGGAGGCGGTGCCGATACCGGCCCAAACGGCATAGGCGGTACCCATCGGGATGGTGCGCATGGCCAGTGATAACATCGAAAGGCTGGCGATAATCAGCAGAACGGTGATCACCGATGGCCATAATTTCGAAAATCCATCGCTTTGTTTCAGTCCGATGGCCCACAAGCATTCAAGGCCGCCCGCTATCAGTAAATAGATCCAACCCAAGGGGTCACTCCTGCTTTGTTAATCTTGATTATTGCTTGTGGCCGCTGACCGCCTGAGTATCAGGGCGTCATCTAACGGCCTCTCGGGAACCGTTAATTTCCCCTAATACATCCTTTACCCTAATACATCCAGGCCCACGGCTCCGCCACCAAATTCCTGCACCGCGTCCATCAGGGCAGTCCAGAGGTAGTCGCTGGAGGCGACGTCACACAGAATCGATATTGCCGGTAAACCCTGGTAGCTCTGGCGCACCATAATGGCATTGACACGGGCGATCGAGGTCTGGGCAATACTGCCTTCCGGAAAGACGGCTTCACGCATATCGACACCACAGATCTTGGCCATCACGGCAGCCATGTGTTCACCGGTCAGCATCAGCCAGGCATGGGAGTCCATGCAAAACAGCGGGTAGCAGCGATCCGGTGTGTCCGACTGCTGGGTCGGCAATGCCATGATGGCAGCACCGAGATCGGTCGGGCTGCCCAGCAGCCAGTATTCTTTCTGGCTCAGGCGCAGTATGCAGTCACCGTTGGCGCTGCTGGCTGCGGTGTTGGGACGCGCGGGAATCGGCATGCCGTTTTGGGCCAGCAAGTCGGTTGTGCTCACGCCGCGATAGCCGGTACGTGGCAGCATCGACAATTCCAGCAGACCGGCTTTGCGGGCGATATCAGCATCGTTCCTGGCGATCCGGGAGACCACGCTGGCAGCGGCAGCGGTCTTGACGCTGCTGGTGTCGGCGGTTGCAATAGCCGCCAGACGACGATAGTTACCGCTGCGGGCAATGTCAGCATCGGCCCAGTCAACGTGAGCGGGCGATGCGGTGTTGTACAGTTCAGACATTGTGTTGTCTCCTGCTGGGCGCAAACGCCCATGTTATTAATCCGTTTGAATCAAACCCTGTCGCATATGTCGCTGGCGTTTTCGGGGCAAGCCCTCTCCTGCCCATTTGGCCTCGTACAAAACCTGGCTTCCTGCAAAACCTGTCTTCGCGGGAAGTGGCTTGCCGCCGACAGGGGATTAGGGAGTGCCAGATTTACATAGCTTGACGGGCTTGCTCGGCATCGTAAAACGGCAGGGCCACCACTTCGGCCATGATCATTTCGCCATCTACCCGAATCGGCAACTGGGTGCCGGGTTCACTCTGGTTCACGGCAGCGAAGGCCATGCCAATAATGGCACCAACGGTGGGTGAATATTCACAGGAGGTGACGTTGCCGGTGATATCGGCCATGCGCTCTGTCGTTGCCAGTACCAGGTGCCCTTCTTCCGGTTTTTTACCGCTTGCCATCAGGCTGGCTGGCAATTTGAAGCCCACCAGCTTGCGGGTTTGCAGCCGTTTCATCACGATATCGACCGCCCGGCAGCCATTGAAGTACGGCTTGTTTTTACTGACCGCCCATTCCAGCCCCAGCTCACCAGGATGGCTCATGCCGTCGGTGTCCTGGCTAATAATAATGTGGCCTTTTTCCAGTCGTAACAGACGCTGGGTTTCAACCCCAAAGGGTTTAATGTCGAAGGCGGCACCTGCGGCCATCAGGATGTCCCACAGGGCCTCGCCATAACGTGCCGGTACGTGAATCTCGTAACCCAACTCGCCGACAAAGCCAACTCGCAGCAAGCGCGCTGGTATGGTCTGTTGTTGGCCATCTGCTGACACTGCGCCAGGCACGTTGATGCTGCCTTCGCGGCAGGCCAGGTACGGGAAGCCTTCCTTGCTCAGATCCAGGTCGGTCAGCTGTTGCAGTACCTTGCGGCTGTCTGGCCCGGCCAGGTTAACGGCGGCAAAGGCCGAGGTGACGTTGGTGATATCCACATCCAGACGCCACTGCGTATTCCAGAAGGTCATCAAACGGTAGACCGCATCGACTCCGGTGGTGGTCGCGGTAACGTAGAAGCAGTCATCGGCAAAGCGACAGGCGACGCCATCGTCCACCACCACGCCCTGATCACTGGTAAGTACCGCATAGCGGGTTTTGCCCACCGGTTGCTTGAGAAAACCAAAGGTGTAAATACGGTTCATCAGCTCGGCGGCATCCGGCCCACGCAGTTCAATGCCACCGAGGGTGGAAACGTCGATCAGGCCGACGCGACTGCGTACATGCAGGGCTTCGGCTTCAATCGTGGCATTACGAAGCGCGCGGCTGCCGGGAATCAGCGGGCTGGCGTCACTGCCGCTTAACAAACTGCCTTGTGGCGGATAAAACGCTGGCCGCGTCCAGATACCCGCCGGGATCATTTTGGCACCCAGCGCCAGGTGACGATGGTGCATCGCGGTATGTCGATATGGGTCGAAACCACGTCCGGCCAGGAAGGCCAGTTTTTCTGGTGTCAGCGGCGGACGGGCAGTAGTGACACCGGTTTCGGTCACTGTCCGGCCGGTCGACTGAGCCACCAATCGTGCCGTTGGCAGTGCCGAGTGGCGCCCCTGGGATGGCCCCATGCCCACGGTGGAAAACCGTTTTACCAACTGTATGTCGCGGTAACCGAGACGAGTGGCGTTAACGATGTCCTTGCTTTGCAGGTCTTCGTCGTAATCCACAAAGTCCTTGCCTTTGGGGTGCGGGAAAATCGGCCAGTCGTAGTTGACCTTGCGTGAGCACTCGACCACCTCGGGCTGGCTGGCGGGCGGATGGCCCAGCAGGGTTAACGCCGCTGCCGCAGCGTATTCGGCATCCTTGATCACGGCATTGATGCTGTGTTTGCCATTCACCGAACCGGCAATATGCAGGTGTTGTGGCAGCTGACGAAGTGAAAATTCGGCCCGCGCTTCATCGTAACTGAGCTGGCCACCAGCCTGGCATAACAGCTGGTAGGCTGGCATATAGCCAGACGACATACAGACCAGATCACAGCGCAACAGGTCGCCTTCTGGCGCGACTCGTCCACGACCACGAATCGCC from the Candidatus Thalassolituus haligoni genome contains:
- a CDS encoding TetR/AcrR family transcriptional regulator — protein: MPLNITSHSHEKPAGDIRQRNEKVILAAAEQEFAAFGFKGASMREIAKRADLPKANIHYYFKNKLGLYLAVLSDIIDLWDGTFSKMTADDNPAESLLHYIRKKIEFSCQHPLASRIFATEIISGGPNLDGYFSDGYVEWFESRVEVFREWQRRGKMDATINPAHLIFLLWSSTQHYADFNFQITSALNKPELAQTDFDAAAETLTHIILKGCGVV
- a CDS encoding 2Fe-2S iron-sulfur cluster-binding protein, producing the protein MNSVASTPSTTLSQRLAAPMGLLLDRSQTVQFRFEGQSVTGYKGDTIGSALLANNYWLWSRSFKYHRARGPLTMSAHDANSLVQIQGEPNVLADKMVAIDGLEVTGQNVNGTLAKDKDAILGHFGRFMPVGFYYRAFYKPKGIWDWWEKQIREKAGLGIADLDFKPEYYDKAYRFHDLVVVGSGPAGLTAALTAAAAGVDVLLLEEQPVLGGSLSYADFSDLDDPEALRQQLVNQVEQHPNITVMTDSICNAWFVDNWLPVLHGKRLYKIRAQECIMATGSYEQHVVFRGNDLPGVVMCSAAMRMMKLYAIKPGQSAVVLTGNDDGYLTALALAAQGVEVKALVDMRGGVDDPMGTESSETKNLIFRAQQAGIALRFGQTLYEAFGQDHVEAVEIRAIRGRGRVAPEGDLLRCDLVCMSSGYMPAYQLLCQAGGQLSYDEARAEFSLRQLPQHLHIAGSVNGKHSINAVIKDAEYAAAAALTLLGHPPASQPEVVECSRKVNYDWPIFPHPKGKDFVDYDEDLQSKDIVNATRLGYRDIQLVKRFSTVGMGPSQGRHSALPTARLVAQSTGRTVTETGVTTARPPLTPEKLAFLAGRGFDPYRHTAMHHRHLALGAKMIPAGIWTRPAFYPPQGSLLSGSDASPLIPGSRALRNATIEAEALHVRSRVGLIDVSTLGGIELRGPDAAELMNRIYTFGFLKQPVGKTRYAVLTSDQGVVVDDGVACRFADDCFYVTATTTGVDAVYRLMTFWNTQWRLDVDITNVTSAFAAVNLAGPDSRKVLQQLTDLDLSKEGFPYLACREGSINVPGAVSADGQQQTIPARLLRVGFVGELGYEIHVPARYGEALWDILMAAGAAFDIKPFGVETQRLLRLEKGHIIISQDTDGMSHPGELGLEWAVSKNKPYFNGCRAVDIVMKRLQTRKLVGFKLPASLMASGKKPEEGHLVLATTERMADITGNVTSCEYSPTVGAIIGMAFAAVNQSEPGTQLPIRVDGEMIMAEVVALPFYDAEQARQAM
- a CDS encoding uracil-xanthine permease family protein; the protein is MSDHQPNDLLYSLDARPGVLESSFAAIQHVLASFVGIITPTLIVGGVLGLGEHIPYLISMSLMVSGVATIIQARRPFGIGAGMICVQGTSFAFLSSVLAAGFIAKGKGGGPEEILALIFGVCFLGAFVEIFLSQFLHKLKSVITPLVTGIVITIIGISLIKVGMTDLAGGFKAPDFGSPANLALGGLVLVSIIALNRSSNSWIRLSSIVLGLAIGFVVAAFMGKISFTNLASLPAFSIPVPFKYGFSFDWTAFAPIALIYLITAIESTGDITANCIVSRQPIKGDSYISRVKGGVLADGLNSMLAALFNSMPNTTFSQNNGVIQLTGVASRYIGFYIGGMLFLLGLFPVIGGILQNIPKPVLGGATLVMFGTVAAAGVKILATEALDRRKMLIMAVSFGMGLGVIMVPNLLAEMPKLVQSIFGSAITTGGLAAIILSLVLPEGKVAAEDEAEENPNITADSATS
- a CDS encoding multidrug efflux SMR transporter; its protein translation is MGWIYLLIAGGLECLWAIGLKQSDGFSKLWPSVITVLLIIASLSMLSLAMRTIPMGTAYAVWAGIGTASIALVGILFMQEPGGLMRLACIGLIMVGVVGLKLVDGGHV